One Fusobacterium varium genomic window, CTTCAAAATTCTTAAACTTTGAATCATATTATGTTGAACACTTTTGTAATAGATATATTCTTGTGAACTTGGATTTAATTTTTCTATTATATTTTTTATCTCCAACATTGCAGAATTTATATATTCATTTATCATATCTTTAAAAAAGATCATTAAAATTACAGTAATAACAGTTGAAACAATAGAACTTATAACTATTCTATCACCTTTTTTTAATTTATAAGAAATATTTTCAAAAATAAAATATAATACCTCTGTCACTAAAAAAAGTCCTAAATATAGTGCCATTAAAATAGGATTAGTTATAGCCATTACTATTAATATTCCAACATTAATTATCACTTTTTTCAAAAAACTCACATTTTTTACCAATCTAATTTTTGCTATTATTAACATACAAAATATCATAATAAACATGAGTTCCATTATCTCATTTAACAATTTGTTCCCCCTGTTTATGTAAATTTATTCTATTATCTCTCCACCAAAAAACTTTACTATCTGGTCTGCTAATTTGCTTTCATTTTTATTCTTTTCTTTTCTCTTTCCTAAGAATACATATTTTATCTTTAGAGAAGGACTTATCAATTTTTTTACAACATTTGTTAAAACATCATTGTAAACTGGACTTTCCATCTGCTCTTTTGCAAAACTATTTTCTCCATCAAAACCTATAATTAAAGTATTTTTTTCTAGATTATATGGCTTTGCACTTATTAAAAAAGCTGCCAAAGTTATCTTCTCTTTTTTTGCTTCTTCTACTATGTTCTTCCATTGACTTAATATATATTCAAAGTTAATATTCTTTTCTAGCTCCTCTGTTTTAGTAGTTTCATCTTCTGATTTAATACTTAATACAGGCTTTTCAATAATTCTCTCTACAATCTTTTCTTGAGTAATTACAGGACCTCTACCAATACTTAAAAGATTATTTATAGCTACATATCCAACAAGTCTTTTATCCTCTTCATATTTGAATTTATTTAGAGAATCATATATAGCTCCTATTATCTCTAACCCTTTCTCTGGTTCTAATTCTGATTTTCCCATTAAATTTTTACAATACTTTGCTAAATCTTTAAAGAATAATTCAATTTCAATAGATTCTTTCCAAAAATTATCTAAGATTTTTATTAAACTTGTATAATCTTTAACTAATAACTTTTCTAAAAATTCCTGTATCTTTTTTACTGGAGTTACTCCCAATACCTGTTCTGCCTTCTCTAAAGAGATCTCTTCTCCTAAGCAAGTTATCATTATTCTCTCTAGAATAGATGTAGCATCTCTCATACTTCCACCAGAGTTTTCATAGATTAAATCTAATACCTCTTCAAGAACCTCTACTCCTTCTGATGTAGCTATATTTTTTAACTTCTCTTTCATCTCATTAGGAGAAAGAGCTTTAAAATCATATCTTTGACATCTAGATATAATAGTTGGTAAAATTTTATCAGCTTCTGTTGTTGCTAAAATAAATATTACATGTTCAGGTGGCTCTTCTAAAGTTTTTAATAGTGCATTAAAAGCTTCTTTTGTTAACATATGTACTTCATCTATTATATATATCTTTTTTCTTCCTTTAACAGGTTGATAATTTATCTTCTCTTTTAACTGTCTTATCTCATCGATTCCTCTATTAGAAGCAGCATCTATCTCAATCATATCCATAAAGCTACCATCATTTATTGATAGACAGTTTTCACATTCATTACAAGGTTCATCTGTAACACCATTTTTTAAACAGTTTACACCTTTAGCTATCAATCTTGCAATAGTGGTTTTTCCTACTCCTCTAGGTCCAGTAAAAAGATAAGCATGAGAAGTTTTTCCATTTCTCAAAGAAGCTTTTAAAGTTTTTACTATCTCTTTTTGACCTGCAATCTCTTCAAAATCTTTAGGTCTATATTTTCTATATAATGTTATATGCATCTTCTACTCCAAACCGTAGTTACTCATCTTAGTTCTTAAAGTATTTCTAGTAATTCCTAAGATCTCTGCAGTTTCTACTTTTTTACCATTTGTCATTTCTAAAACTTGATGTATCAATTCTTTTTCAACTTTAGATATTATATGTCCATAATAACCTTTTTGGCTACTATTTTTATAATTTTCCATCTCAACCTTAACCCACTCTTTAAGTGCATCTGTTTGAGCATCACCTTTTCTCTTAGTAACCTTTGTTCCTAAAACATTGCTTGGTAGATCTTCAATTAAGATTGATCCCCCTCTACATAGAGCAACAGCTGATTTTACAGCATTTTTTAACTCATTTACATTGCCAGGCCAATCATATCTCATCATCTTCTTTAAAGCTGGTTTACTAACACCTTTTATAGTCTTATGTAATTCCTCATTACACTCTATTAAATAGTGGTCTACAATTAAAGGAATATCATCTTTTCTCTCTCTTAAAGGTGGAATATTAACTTCTAGTACTCTTAACTTTCTATAAAGTTCATCTATAAATTTTCCTTGATTGATTAACTCTTCCAAATTTTCACAAGTACTAGCTATAACTCTTACACTACTTTTTATAGGGTCAGCTCCACCCATTCTAAAGAACTCTCCCTCTTCTAAGAAATATAAAATTTTAGATTGCATATCTAAGCTTAGTGATTCTATATTTCCTAGATGAAGTGTTCCCCCATTAGCTTTTTCTAAATCTCCAATTTGTGTAAAAACTGCTCCTGTAAATGCACCTTTTTCATAACCAAACATCTTTCTTTCTAAAAGTTCATTTTGGAAAGATAAACAGTTTATACTTATTAAAGGTTGTCCAGAACAGTCACTAAATTGATGTATAGATTTAGCTACACTTGTTTTTCCTGTTCCCTTTTCTCCTATTACTAAAACTGGTACTGTACTATTTGCTACTTTTCCTATCATCTTATATAGCTCAACTATCTCTTTAGTTTGCCCTATAAGTTTATCTCCTGAGCTCTTATGTTTGTCCACTCTTTCAGCTAAAAGCTTATAATCTTTCACTGATTTTTCAATAATTTTAATTATTGTTGTATTATCCACAGGCTTTAAAATATAATCATAAGCTCCTGCTTTCATACTTCCTGCAACAACTTTTAAATTAGAAGTCTCTCCAAGAATTATGATTACCCCTCTTTTTTGGTACTCTCCAACTTTTTTTATTAAATTGATTAAAGCCTCTTCTTGAAGATTTTTTTCCTCTATAACTATAGTTTCATATTTTTTATTTTTTAAATATTCAATAAAATCTGTTATATTTTCTGCAAAAGTTAATTCATTTTCAAAATTACTTTCTAAATCATCTTTCAAACTTTTATCTAATCTAAAACCTAAAAGAACCAAATTAAGCCACCTCACATATTAATTTTTTCCTCTCAAAGTAAAATTATATTCCAATATAACATCACCTTTAACGTTCATTCCATTTTTACTCAAATAGATCTTCCATGTTCTTCCTATCTCTTCTATTGCACTGTTAATCTCAGGAACCCCGCTACCTTTCTCTAAAAATAGTGAAGTTACATTTCCATATTCATCAATATTCATACGAATTCTAACAGTTCCATGAAGTCCTTTAAGTTGAGCACTTTCTGGATATACAGGCTCCATATTTGAGTTGTCCCATCTTGCTACTATATTTCCATCTTCTGTTCCTAATCTATATCCACTAGGTAGTCCTTCAGCATCCCCTTCTGCTTTTAATATTCTTTCAAATTCTAAGTCATTTCCCTCTTCAGAGTTAAAAGCTAATTTTTTTTCATCTGTTGTTAAAAACTTCTCATCTTTTAATTCTGAATTCTCTGTGGAAATATCAATATTTTCTTTAGCTAATCCACTGTTTGTTATATCCTCTTTTAAAGTCTCTATTCTTTTTGTTTCACTTTTACTTTTGCTTTTTTTGGATATAACAGGATTATTAACACTTGAAAGTATATCTATTTCTGGTCCTGAAATACTTTTAGCAATATCACTTAATGTAGGTTTTTTCTTTTCTTTAGTAATATTCTCTTGTTTTTTTACTTGAGCAGAAGTATTATTTTTATTAGTTGTCTCTTTCTTTATCTCCTTTTGTACCTCTTTTTTAGGAGTTTCTTTTTTAGGTTCAGCTGTCATATTTTTTGTTTTAGTGTTACTATTTTTTTTACCTTCCATCTTTAAACTTTTATTATTATCATATGCAACTAATCCAACTTTTATCTTCTTATCAACTATTGTTTCCACTGAAAGACCTGGTATTACTAACAGTATCAGTAAATTTATGAGAACAGAAAGACCTAAACTTACATAATCCGTTTTTTTCATCTTCCCACTCCTTATTTACTGCTTGCAGTATCAATATCTAACGAGCTAGCTCCAGCTTCTTTTGAAATAGTCATTATCTCTACTATATATCCATAATCTAATTTTTTATCAGCACTTATAACCACATTTTTTTCATTGCTATTTTTAAATTTTTCTTCAAGTTCAGCTTTTAAATTTTCCTTATTTACATTAACCTTCTGAGTTTTTCCTTTTTCCTTATAATTTAAAACCATATTTTTATTTTTATCAATAGCAATTTGTATCTCTTTTATATCTTTTATCTCTCTTATTGTAGATTGTGGTAATTCTATCTTTATTCCACTATTGATATCTTCAAAAGTAGTTGCAACTAAGAAAAAGATAAGCAAAAGAAATACAACGTCTATCAATGGAGTTATCTCAAGAGTTAACTCTCCCTTTCCTCTTCTCTTTGTTCTCTCTATTTTCATAATTTCTCCTATCTTCTGAAGTAGTTTATAAGTTCAGTACTTGTTTTTTCCATGTCATTTATTTTTTCATCTATCTTTTTATTAAAATAGTTGTAAAAAATAGTAGCTGGTATAGCAACAAACAATCCCCCAGCAGTTGTAAATAGTGCCTCTGATATCCCTTTAGCTAGTACTGAAGCATCTCCAGTTCCATGAATTGATACTGCTTGGAAAGCTTTTATCATTCCTGTTACTGTTCCTAAAAGTCCTAATAATGGTGTAATATGAGCTGTTAAAGATAACATCCACATATGTTTTTCTAACAGTGGTATCTGTGCCATAGCACTCTCTTTTCCTTTTTCCTCAAGTGCTATAGGATCTCTATTGTTACTTTTATATAACTGAATTAAAATATCTTTTAACACCTTTGCAGTTGAAGATCTTTTTGTATTTAATAAAACAATCGCCTCTTTAATAGCACCTTTTTCTATAAGCTGTCTCAATTCTGGATTGATCTTATTAAAGCTATCTTTTTCTTGAACTTTAAAATATATAGCTCTTTCAATTACTACAAATAACCCTAAAATAGACATAGCCAAAATAAAATACATTAAAATTCCACCATTTTTTAACCAATACATTGTTCTCTCCTTTTAGTATCTAAATTAAGATTAAAGTGCTATTATAAGAGCTATAACTCCTACTGCTCCGATTATATATTTTAAGAATGATTTTTCCTCTACACCTTGTGAAAGTTCATCTTCTAATGCTGATTTTTCACTTTGAACAACTTTTATTTTTTGTTGTTGCTCTTTTAAATTTTCACTTGATAATTCAACAGATCCTGTATTTATATTTTGGTTTTTTAGAAGCATCTCTTTAGTTTCAATCTCTTTTCTCTCTAGCTGCTCCTTATTAACCCCAGTTACCTGTTTATCAATAGCTGTAACACTTTCCTCTGCACATACTACCATTGTACTTAATAAAAATAAAGATGCGATTAATTTTTTCATTCTAACTCCTCCTATTTAAAAAAATCTGCATATTTTTTTGCTTTTTCAGCATTAATACCTTTTAACTCATTATAATATTTTGTTGCTTCAACTTTATTTCCAGATTTTAAAGTTAGATAAATCAATTTTTCCAATACAAATTCTCTATAATTCAATTCCTTTCCTAATGAATATAGCTCTTTATATAAAACTATTGCTTCCTTCTCTTTTTTCATCTTTTCATTAAGTTGAGCTGCCTTTAATTTAGAAACTTGAGAATACTGACCATTATACATTATATAGCCTTTTGTATATCCACTTAAAGCTTCATCATTTTTTCCTTCTATCTCATTTATATTAGCTAATTGGTATAATACAAAATCTTTGTATATACTATTTTCCATCTCGTTAACTTGTAAATAATATTTTTTTGCCTCTTTATATTTCTTATTTTTAAAGTAGTTTGATCCTATATTTATACAAGCATAGTCTTTATATCTTGGACTTTTTAATAATTTTTCATATTCAGCCATTGCAGCTTTTTTATTCCCTTGTTTCTCATAAATAAGTGAATCATAATAACTTTTTATATCTAAATTTGTTATTCCTTCAATATATTTTTGAGCTGCTTTCAAATTATTTTTAGCTAAATGAATATCTAAAATCTTAGCTGCTGTATTATCTTTTACAATTGGATCTACAGAACTACTATAAAGTTCTTCATAGTTTTTCAAAGCTTTTTCATTGTCATTACTATTTTCATAGATCTCTCCAGACATCATTAAAAGAGTATCTTTCATTCTACTAACTGGATATTTTACAAGAAACTCATTTTTACCCTTTTCAAAATTAACAGTGTCTCCACTATTTAAAAGTATTGTCAAATACCAATAAAAAGCTTTTTCTCCATAAGCACTATCACCATAGTTATCTACTACATATTTATACTCTTCCTTAGCTTTTTCATAATTCTTTTCAGAGTAGTATGATTCTGCTATTTGGAATTTTCCATATGCTTCAAATCCTTTTTCATTTGACAGTTTTGAATAATATTCTCTACTCTTTTCAAAATTATCTTTTCTAAAATAACTAATTGCTAATTTATCTAAGACTTCATTTTTATTTTCAGGATTTTCTAAAGTTAGATAACTTTCTCCATAGTTAATTGCCTCATCATATTTTTCCCATAAGAAATAATTTCTCATCTTATTAAATTTTACTTTTTCTTGCATAGTTGCATCGGCTGTGGTGTCTGTTTCAAGTTCAGTAAAATATCTGTCTGCTTCATCATATTTACCCATTCCAACAGATGCTATCCCTTTTAAATATTTTATCTCAAGATTTCCTTCTCCATCTTCAGAATTTAAATATTCCATCATCTCATCATATCTTTGTTCAGCTAATAAAGATACTACTAAGTTATTTAAAATATTAAAATCCTTTCCTTGAGATAAAAACTCTTTATATACATCTA contains:
- the dnaX gene encoding DNA polymerase III subunit gamma/tau; this translates as MHITLYRKYRPKDFEEIAGQKEIVKTLKASLRNGKTSHAYLFTGPRGVGKTTIARLIAKGVNCLKNGVTDEPCNECENCLSINDGSFMDMIEIDAASNRGIDEIRQLKEKINYQPVKGRKKIYIIDEVHMLTKEAFNALLKTLEEPPEHVIFILATTEADKILPTIISRCQRYDFKALSPNEMKEKLKNIATSEGVEVLEEVLDLIYENSGGSMRDATSILERIMITCLGEEISLEKAEQVLGVTPVKKIQEFLEKLLVKDYTSLIKILDNFWKESIEIELFFKDLAKYCKNLMGKSELEPEKGLEIIGAIYDSLNKFKYEEDKRLVGYVAINNLLSIGRGPVITQEKIVERIIEKPVLSIKSEDETTKTEELEKNINFEYILSQWKNIVEEAKKEKITLAAFLISAKPYNLEKNTLIIGFDGENSFAKEQMESPVYNDVLTNVVKKLISPSLKIKYVFLGKRKEKNKNESKLADQIVKFFGGEIIE
- a CDS encoding sigma-54-dependent Fis family transcriptional regulator is translated as MVLLGFRLDKSLKDDLESNFENELTFAENITDFIEYLKNKKYETIVIEEKNLQEEALINLIKKVGEYQKRGVIIILGETSNLKVVAGSMKAGAYDYILKPVDNTTIIKIIEKSVKDYKLLAERVDKHKSSGDKLIGQTKEIVELYKMIGKVANSTVPVLVIGEKGTGKTSVAKSIHQFSDCSGQPLISINCLSFQNELLERKMFGYEKGAFTGAVFTQIGDLEKANGGTLHLGNIESLSLDMQSKILYFLEEGEFFRMGGADPIKSSVRVIASTCENLEELINQGKFIDELYRKLRVLEVNIPPLRERKDDIPLIVDHYLIECNEELHKTIKGVSKPALKKMMRYDWPGNVNELKNAVKSAVALCRGGSILIEDLPSNVLGTKVTKRKGDAQTDALKEWVKVEMENYKNSSQKGYYGHIISKVEKELIHQVLEMTNGKKVETAEILGITRNTLRTKMSNYGLE
- a CDS encoding TonB family protein, whose protein sequence is MKKTDYVSLGLSVLINLLILLVIPGLSVETIVDKKIKVGLVAYDNNKSLKMEGKKNSNTKTKNMTAEPKKETPKKEVQKEIKKETTNKNNTSAQVKKQENITKEKKKPTLSDIAKSISGPEIDILSSVNNPVISKKSKSKSETKRIETLKEDITNSGLAKENIDISTENSELKDEKFLTTDEKKLAFNSEEGNDLEFERILKAEGDAEGLPSGYRLGTEDGNIVARWDNSNMEPVYPESAQLKGLHGTVRIRMNIDEYGNVTSLFLEKGSGVPEINSAIEEIGRTWKIYLSKNGMNVKGDVILEYNFTLRGKN
- a CDS encoding biopolymer transporter ExbD, with protein sequence MKIERTKRRGKGELTLEITPLIDVVFLLLIFFLVATTFEDINSGIKIELPQSTIREIKDIKEIQIAIDKNKNMVLNYKEKGKTQKVNVNKENLKAELEEKFKNSNEKNVVISADKKLDYGYIVEIMTISKEAGASSLDIDTASSK
- a CDS encoding MotA/TolQ/ExbB proton channel family protein gives rise to the protein MYWLKNGGILMYFILAMSILGLFVVIERAIYFKVQEKDSFNKINPELRQLIEKGAIKEAIVLLNTKRSSTAKVLKDILIQLYKSNNRDPIALEEKGKESAMAQIPLLEKHMWMLSLTAHITPLLGLLGTVTGMIKAFQAVSIHGTGDASVLAKGISEALFTTAGGLFVAIPATIFYNYFNKKIDEKINDMEKTSTELINYFRR
- a CDS encoding tetratricopeptide repeat protein; translation: MKKLHWVLALLLSTNMILVASEKEDIAFLDELYKQKKFSIAVTESVKFLKKYPESRHTRNIQDRIAKAYLLQEDYENAIVYFKMLSLNSNLSRKEKDEINFYLMKCYTALGESEKSEFYLKSLDKNGIYYEKAFYDAAMTYLAKENYPKAEELFKKLIELNKKYADDSMLGLAMLAYNKGEYPKTVLYLDNYSKNSGKNRVMMNYLYGSAYYKQNRVDEAITAFKKVVEKDKSSAYGRKSILNLIEIYSNRGNGEIVENYVSMLQGTKEYGEAMRMIGDLYATKGDYNRAISYYSKTNTPNDPKLMYGYGFSLYKLNRLKEAQKYFESLKKTDYYNQSLYYIFAIDYKLKNYSKIIRNRDEIKRVVVNQQDTDNINLIIANSAYEIGEYKLSKDYYGRLYARTPNLENLYRIIVIDNKVEDIDDLQRRFYEYKTKYPTDTEYRRNIYFSVGEAYYKNGKVDLAIDVYKEFLSQGKDFNILNNLVVSLLAEQRYDEMMEYLNSEDGEGNLEIKYLKGIASVGMGKYDEADRYFTELETDTTADATMQEKVKFNKMRNYFLWEKYDEAINYGESYLTLENPENKNEVLDKLAISYFRKDNFEKSREYYSKLSNEKGFEAYGKFQIAESYYSEKNYEKAKEEYKYVVDNYGDSAYGEKAFYWYLTILLNSGDTVNFEKGKNEFLVKYPVSRMKDTLLMMSGEIYENSNDNEKALKNYEELYSSSVDPIVKDNTAAKILDIHLAKNNLKAAQKYIEGITNLDIKSYYDSLIYEKQGNKKAAMAEYEKLLKSPRYKDYACINIGSNYFKNKKYKEAKKYYLQVNEMENSIYKDFVLYQLANINEIEGKNDEALSGYTKGYIMYNGQYSQVSKLKAAQLNEKMKKEKEAIVLYKELYSLGKELNYREFVLEKLIYLTLKSGNKVEATKYYNELKGINAEKAKKYADFFK